Proteins encoded by one window of Thalassoroseus pseudoceratinae:
- a CDS encoding ABC transporter permease yields MSFDPTPFDFWAGLLSWGIVFGLFLLVAILMVFAAALLSSKFRFGEAFSRVSTGLTAAGSDLFRLSCGRIWALTQLTIREAIRRKILLVFVVFGALFMFAGWFLADSELPTSEQQVEVHVSVMLRMISWLTLPLVLLMSCWGIPQDIKNRAMHTVVTKPARRSEIYLGRLFGYSAVGTLILAVMSVIGYFWIVRLVPASAKDALVARVPIYGNLSFLGPGGQPAQLGVNVGDVWDFRSYIAGATQAAAIWDFDGIDESDTVSLPVQSEEIESFSLDPRKNEEQPADSGTETAERLQLETHFESFRTNKGDMTQGLLCRMRIVRDLRNRTARALGAGVSFQELTGIIEEGEFEQAAIRMAEFSNGIETGALEVSSAELNAAASGYRDFANLMEPFVGQDVGFPASEFVSAANAVVSAGENGDVKAFASALKAQSDLIRDNAEALNAKLTNLAVDHLFRVSEYHGDLHYIPRELFSETGEQVDLFNDLCHGGRLRVEIFCLSPGQYLGMARPDLFIRTPDRPFASAYFKAVAGDWMMILLVVTFGVTASTFVKGPVATLLTITLVIVGAGFYPFLEKLVLEDRWGSIESVKRIIDHKNPTVDLEQSRSQEIIERFDSGILGGLEVVYKTFPDFRVYNLSPYAAAGFDVPWSAGLLRAVATTIAYFIPCFLLGYLSLRFRELESK; encoded by the coding sequence ATGTCCTTTGATCCCACACCGTTCGATTTTTGGGCGGGATTGTTGAGCTGGGGAATTGTCTTCGGGCTTTTCCTTCTCGTTGCCATTCTCATGGTCTTCGCCGCCGCATTGTTGTCTTCAAAATTCCGGTTTGGTGAAGCGTTTTCGCGAGTCTCCACCGGTCTCACCGCTGCCGGTTCGGACCTGTTCCGACTGTCTTGCGGTCGCATTTGGGCGTTGACTCAATTGACGATTCGCGAAGCGATCCGCCGGAAAATCTTGCTGGTGTTTGTCGTCTTTGGGGCGTTGTTTATGTTCGCCGGTTGGTTCCTGGCGGACTCGGAACTGCCGACCTCCGAACAGCAGGTGGAAGTTCACGTTTCCGTCATGCTGCGAATGATCAGTTGGTTGACGCTGCCACTCGTGCTTCTGATGTCTTGCTGGGGAATTCCCCAGGACATCAAGAACCGCGCGATGCACACGGTCGTGACGAAACCGGCTCGGCGTAGCGAAATCTATCTCGGGCGACTCTTCGGCTACAGCGCGGTGGGAACGTTGATTCTCGCCGTGATGTCGGTGATTGGTTACTTCTGGATCGTGCGACTCGTGCCCGCATCCGCGAAAGATGCCTTGGTGGCTCGCGTTCCCATTTACGGGAACCTGTCATTCCTTGGTCCCGGTGGTCAGCCGGCTCAACTCGGTGTGAATGTCGGCGACGTCTGGGACTTCCGGAGTTACATTGCCGGTGCGACCCAAGCCGCCGCAATTTGGGATTTTGATGGCATTGACGAATCCGATACCGTCAGTTTGCCGGTTCAGTCAGAGGAAATCGAGTCCTTCAGTCTCGACCCCAGAAAGAACGAAGAACAGCCTGCTGATTCTGGCACCGAAACCGCCGAGCGATTGCAACTCGAGACACACTTCGAATCGTTCCGGACCAACAAAGGCGACATGACGCAGGGGCTGCTTTGTCGCATGCGAATCGTTCGCGATCTCCGGAACCGCACCGCTCGGGCATTGGGCGCCGGCGTGAGTTTTCAAGAGTTGACCGGAATCATCGAAGAAGGGGAATTCGAGCAAGCCGCGATTCGGATGGCGGAATTCTCCAACGGGATCGAGACCGGTGCTCTTGAGGTCAGCAGTGCGGAATTGAACGCCGCGGCCTCCGGCTATCGAGACTTCGCTAATTTAATGGAACCATTTGTCGGGCAAGATGTCGGTTTTCCCGCAAGTGAGTTCGTCTCAGCGGCCAACGCTGTGGTGAGTGCTGGCGAAAACGGAGATGTCAAAGCGTTTGCCAGTGCCTTGAAAGCTCAGAGCGATCTCATCCGCGACAACGCTGAAGCACTCAATGCGAAATTGACCAACCTTGCAGTCGATCACTTGTTCCGCGTCAGTGAATATCACGGAGACCTGCACTACATTCCCCGGGAATTGTTTAGCGAGACCGGTGAGCAAGTCGACTTGTTCAATGATCTCTGCCACGGTGGACGCCTGCGAGTCGAGATTTTCTGTCTGAGCCCTGGCCAATACCTCGGGATGGCTCGCCCCGACTTGTTCATCCGAACGCCCGACCGTCCATTTGCGTCGGCCTATTTCAAAGCGGTCGCCGGTGACTGGATGATGATTCTTCTTGTCGTGACGTTCGGCGTGACTGCAAGTACATTCGTCAAAGGCCCGGTCGCCACGCTGCTCACGATCACCTTGGTCATCGTCGGAGCGGGATTCTATCCGTTCTTGGAGAAGTTGGTGCTCGAAGACCGATGGGGTTCGATCGAGTCTGTGAAACGGATTATCGATCACAAGAACCCGACTGTGGATCTCGAACAATCACGAAGCCAGGAAATCATCGAGCGGTTTGACTCAGGGATTCTTGGCGGGCTGGAAGTGGTCTACAAAACATTTCCGGACTTCCGTGTCTATAATTTGTCTCCATACGCAGCGGCTGGGTTCGATGTTCCGTGGTCAGCGGGACTTCTACGTGCAGTCGCCACGACAATTGCTTATTTCATACCGTGTTTTCTGCTCGGATATCTTTCCTTGCGATTCCGTGAATTGGAGTCCAAATGA
- a CDS encoding PSD1 and planctomycete cytochrome C domain-containing protein: MRSFACVVIGLVFQAGFASLTVKAGDEIDFNRDVRPILSEHCFACHGPDQNVREAELRLDTKDGLFEDRGGYHIIDVTDVNESELLARVTSDDPSLVMPPADSNKPLTPEQIATLKRWVTDGAKWEGHWAYVVPVRSKVPDGNDSHPIDRFVRARLNSRGLEPSPPAQREVLIRRLSFDLRGLPPSVEEVRQFRQDDGADAYGRLVDQFLDSQAFGERMSQYWLDLVRYADTNGIHGDNHRNIWLYRDYVIRSFNENKPFDEITIEHLAGDLLPNATDETRIASGYNRLLMTTREGGAQPKEYTAKYAADRVRNVSEVWLGTTMGCAECHDHKYDPVLTKDFYAMEAFFADIQETPVGQQKETAFPTAKQSQTLKNLDNEIAQLREELKKRESKFAVAEKPDGKTKPDDIRVLATPELNPLRDRLKKLEQSRKQVDQGIPRTLITTAVKPRTIRVLPRGNWLDDSGPVVSPATPEFLPPLTTDGRADRLDLARWLVSEQNPLTARVYVNRLWALFFGEGLARSLGDLGSQGTWPTHPRLLDWLAVEFRESGWDVKHMVRLIVTSKTYQQSSQTSPSQREADPFNEWLARQSRWRLPAETIRDNALAVSGLLDKTIGGPSVKPYQPAGYWSHLNFPRRKWQADSGQKQYRRGLYTYWCRTFLHPSMLAFDASTREECTVQRPRSNTPLQALVLLNDPTYVEAARQLAATILQNAGSSDDARIEAIYLKVLSRRPSEEELGLLVTLVDRHRSQYADDPAAVAELLSVGQSASPATLDPIELAAWTSVARILLNLNETITRP, from the coding sequence ATGCGATCCTTTGCCTGTGTGGTCATCGGACTGGTGTTCCAAGCCGGGTTCGCAAGTTTGACGGTCAAAGCCGGCGACGAAATTGATTTCAACCGAGATGTGCGTCCGATCCTCTCGGAACATTGTTTCGCGTGTCACGGCCCGGACCAGAACGTTCGCGAGGCGGAACTGCGACTCGACACCAAAGACGGGTTGTTCGAGGATCGCGGCGGATATCACATTATTGATGTCACGGATGTCAACGAAAGTGAATTGCTTGCTCGGGTAACGAGCGACGACCCGAGTCTTGTGATGCCACCGGCGGATTCGAACAAGCCACTCACTCCGGAACAGATCGCAACGCTAAAACGCTGGGTCACCGATGGCGCAAAATGGGAAGGTCACTGGGCTTACGTGGTTCCTGTTCGATCGAAAGTGCCTGATGGCAACGACTCACACCCGATTGACCGCTTTGTACGGGCTCGGCTGAACTCGCGTGGATTGGAACCATCTCCGCCAGCCCAGCGAGAGGTTCTTATCCGCCGATTGTCGTTCGATCTGCGTGGGCTTCCACCGTCAGTCGAGGAAGTTCGCCAGTTCCGGCAAGATGACGGGGCGGATGCCTACGGTCGTCTTGTTGATCAGTTTCTCGACTCGCAAGCCTTCGGCGAACGGATGTCGCAGTATTGGCTTGATCTTGTGCGGTATGCGGACACCAACGGGATTCATGGCGACAATCACCGGAATATCTGGCTTTACAGAGATTACGTCATTCGGTCATTCAATGAGAACAAGCCGTTTGACGAAATCACGATCGAACACCTTGCTGGCGATTTGCTCCCAAACGCAACCGACGAGACTCGGATCGCGTCCGGCTACAATCGGCTCCTGATGACGACTCGCGAAGGCGGAGCCCAACCCAAGGAATACACTGCGAAATACGCGGCGGATCGCGTGCGAAATGTCTCCGAGGTTTGGCTTGGCACGACAATGGGGTGTGCGGAGTGCCATGACCACAAGTACGATCCCGTCCTGACAAAAGATTTCTATGCGATGGAAGCCTTCTTCGCCGACATCCAGGAGACGCCCGTCGGCCAGCAGAAAGAGACAGCATTTCCGACCGCAAAGCAAAGTCAGACGCTAAAAAATCTGGACAACGAAATTGCTCAGCTTCGTGAAGAACTCAAGAAACGAGAGTCCAAGTTTGCAGTCGCGGAGAAGCCGGACGGCAAAACGAAACCTGATGACATTCGTGTTCTAGCGACTCCGGAATTGAACCCACTGCGGGATCGGTTGAAGAAACTCGAGCAGTCTCGGAAACAGGTCGATCAAGGGATCCCGCGGACATTGATCACCACCGCCGTGAAACCGCGAACCATTCGTGTTTTGCCACGCGGGAACTGGCTGGACGATTCCGGCCCCGTGGTGAGTCCGGCAACACCGGAATTCCTCCCGCCACTCACGACAGACGGTCGGGCAGATCGACTGGATTTGGCTCGCTGGTTGGTGTCGGAACAGAACCCGTTGACGGCCCGAGTGTACGTCAATCGGCTCTGGGCACTCTTCTTTGGTGAGGGGTTGGCCCGCTCGCTTGGTGATTTGGGCTCGCAAGGCACTTGGCCCACCCACCCGCGTCTATTGGATTGGCTAGCGGTCGAGTTTCGAGAAAGCGGTTGGGACGTCAAGCATATGGTGCGATTGATTGTGACATCGAAGACATATCAACAATCCTCGCAAACCAGCCCGTCACAACGTGAAGCCGACCCGTTTAACGAATGGTTGGCTCGACAGTCTCGGTGGCGACTACCAGCAGAAACGATCCGGGACAACGCACTGGCCGTCAGCGGGTTGTTGGACAAAACGATCGGCGGCCCGAGCGTGAAGCCGTATCAACCGGCCGGCTATTGGAGTCACCTCAACTTCCCGCGTCGAAAATGGCAAGCCGACTCCGGCCAGAAGCAATATCGCCGTGGTTTGTACACGTATTGGTGTCGAACGTTCCTGCACCCCAGCATGCTCGCCTTCGATGCCAGCACACGTGAGGAATGCACGGTTCAACGCCCTCGATCCAACACGCCCCTTCAGGCGTTGGTCTTGTTGAATGACCCAACCTATGTGGAAGCGGCTCGACAATTGGCTGCCACGATTTTACAAAACGCGGGGTCATCCGATGACGCTCGCATTGAGGCGATCTATCTGAAAGTTTTGTCACGTCGACCCAGTGAAGAAGAGCTGGGGCTACTGGTCACGTTGGTTGATCGACATCGCAGCCAATACGCCGATGATCCCGCTGCGGTCGCCGAGCTTTTGTCTGTTGGACAGTCGGCCAGTCCTGCGACACTCGATCCGATCGAACTCGCCGCCTGGACGAGCGTGGCCAGAATATTGCTGAATCTGAACGAAACCATCACTCGTCCGTAA
- a CDS encoding ABC transporter ATP-binding protein, producing MSSEPVIEIRNLTKDYRDFWGRRKTRAVNSLSLTINKGEVFGLLGPNGSGKTTTMKLLLGLLFPTEGDISIFGEPALEVKKNSRIGYLPEESYFYRFLTARETLDFYGKLFGMSKKERKERSEQLLDQVKLNPRFWNRQLKEYSKGMTRRIGLAQALINDPELVLLDEPTSGLDPIGRQEMKEIIQGLREQGKTVVICGHLLPDIEEICDRIAILYSGELKVLGRFDELLVSQGETQLLTSSLSEEAMADVRAALAKHGAEVREVTHPTNSLDDLFVNTVKESQARPGRRFVPSGQSQSSGETGDSPATASSNDE from the coding sequence ATGAGTTCCGAACCGGTCATCGAGATTCGCAACTTAACTAAAGACTACCGAGACTTTTGGGGACGCCGAAAGACGCGAGCAGTCAACTCATTGAGTCTCACCATCAACAAAGGCGAGGTCTTTGGGCTTTTGGGGCCGAACGGGAGTGGCAAAACGACGACAATGAAGCTGCTCCTCGGGCTGCTTTTCCCCACGGAAGGCGATATCAGTATCTTTGGGGAACCGGCTCTCGAGGTTAAGAAGAACAGCCGAATCGGATATCTTCCCGAAGAATCCTATTTCTATCGCTTCCTGACCGCTCGCGAGACGTTGGACTTCTACGGCAAGCTATTCGGCATGTCGAAGAAGGAACGGAAGGAACGCAGCGAGCAACTTCTTGACCAAGTGAAACTCAATCCGCGATTCTGGAATCGGCAACTCAAAGAGTATTCCAAGGGGATGACCCGGCGGATCGGTTTGGCTCAGGCGTTGATCAACGACCCGGAATTGGTCCTGCTCGACGAACCCACCAGCGGTTTGGACCCGATCGGTCGTCAGGAGATGAAGGAGATCATCCAAGGTCTGCGGGAGCAAGGCAAGACCGTCGTGATCTGCGGTCACTTGCTGCCGGACATCGAAGAGATTTGTGACCGAATTGCGATTCTGTACAGTGGTGAATTGAAGGTCTTGGGCCGGTTCGACGAACTGTTGGTCTCGCAGGGGGAAACGCAACTGCTCACCAGCAGTCTCAGCGAAGAAGCCATGGCAGATGTGCGGGCGGCGTTGGCGAAACACGGTGCGGAAGTTCGCGAAGTCACGCATCCGACGAACAGCCTCGACGACCTCTTCGTGAATACCGTGAAGGAAAGTCAAGCTCGTCCGGGACGCCGATTCGTTCCTTCGGGGCAATCGCAATCCAGCGGTGAAACCGGCGACAGCCCCGCAACCGCGAGTTCAAACGACGAGTAA
- a CDS encoding DUF58 domain-containing protein: MRTAESYLKPEVIQTVARLDLRARFIVEGFLAGLHASPFHGFSVEFSEHRRYNTGDDPKDIDWLVYAKTDRFYVKKYQAETNITGYLMLDLSESMGYTYRQELTKFDYSVCLAAALAYLMIHQQDPIGLVTFDEVIRSSLPPRSKRTQLGQMLALLSQAKPAGVTDIGANLQRMAAMIRHRGLVMLLSDLLTDPEPVIEGIRLLRHAGHDVIVFHVLDEAEVTFPFDGLVDFQDPESGENLVLDASGARADYHEAVEELRSRYKKECLSVGADYVALDTSLPFDKALLEYLSQRQARF, translated from the coding sequence ATGCGGACTGCGGAAAGCTATCTGAAACCGGAAGTCATCCAGACGGTGGCTCGCTTGGATCTGCGGGCAAGATTCATCGTGGAGGGGTTTCTCGCGGGTCTGCACGCCAGTCCCTTTCACGGGTTCAGTGTCGAGTTCAGTGAACATCGCCGATACAACACCGGTGACGACCCCAAGGACATCGATTGGCTTGTCTACGCGAAGACCGATCGGTTCTACGTCAAAAAGTATCAAGCGGAAACCAACATCACTGGTTATCTGATGCTCGACCTGTCCGAGAGCATGGGGTACACCTACCGTCAGGAATTGACCAAATTCGATTATTCGGTGTGCCTGGCAGCCGCGTTGGCGTACCTGATGATTCATCAGCAGGATCCGATCGGGCTGGTGACGTTCGACGAGGTGATTCGCAGTAGTCTTCCGCCGCGCAGCAAACGCACCCAACTCGGGCAAATGCTGGCGCTACTGTCTCAGGCAAAACCGGCGGGCGTGACCGATATTGGGGCCAACTTGCAACGCATGGCCGCCATGATTCGCCACCGTGGTTTGGTGATGCTGCTGTCCGATTTGCTGACCGATCCCGAACCTGTCATTGAGGGTATTCGGCTGCTTCGGCACGCCGGGCATGATGTCATCGTGTTCCATGTACTGGACGAAGCCGAAGTCACATTTCCATTCGATGGGCTCGTTGATTTTCAAGATCCGGAGAGCGGTGAGAACCTGGTCTTGGATGCCTCGGGTGCCCGGGCCGATTATCACGAGGCTGTGGAGGAATTGCGGTCGCGATACAAGAAGGAATGTCTTTCTGTCGGAGCGGATTATGTCGCGTTGGACACAAGTCTTCCCTTCGACAAGGCATTGCTGGAATATCTGTCGCAAAGACAAGCCCGTTTTTAA